The following coding sequences lie in one Corynebacterium humireducens NBRC 106098 = DSM 45392 genomic window:
- a CDS encoding flavodoxin domain-containing protein, whose translation MATVLYESAYGSTAQYAHALAERLGVTAAPLSDAPLPAGATGPLIVLSYVHGPKVPAASFVSRQDLGERPVAVCAVGMTLLDVARDKDQLKGMVPAGVARFYLPGRLSYPTMSRRHRMIMWGIVKALRAKREADRSPNEQAMIDSYDADTDHVDLRELDAVVAWAEARA comes from the coding sequence GTGGCCACCGTCCTCTACGAGTCCGCGTACGGCTCCACCGCGCAGTACGCGCACGCCCTCGCGGAGCGCCTCGGCGTCACCGCGGCGCCGCTTTCCGACGCGCCCCTGCCCGCCGGCGCCACCGGGCCCCTCATCGTCCTGTCCTACGTCCACGGGCCGAAGGTGCCGGCGGCGTCGTTCGTCTCCAGGCAGGACCTCGGGGAGCGTCCCGTCGCGGTGTGTGCGGTGGGCATGACGCTTCTCGACGTCGCCCGCGACAAGGACCAGCTCAAGGGCATGGTGCCCGCCGGCGTCGCGCGGTTCTACCTGCCCGGCCGGCTGAGCTACCCGACGATGTCGCGGCGGCACAGGATGATCATGTGGGGCATCGTCAAGGCGCTCCGGGCGAAGCGGGAGGCCGACCGCAGCCCCAACGAGCAGGCGATGATCGACTCCTACGACGCCGACACCGACCACGTCGACCTGCGGGAGCTGGACGCCGTGGTGGCCTGGGCGGAGGCGCGGGCCTAG
- the greA gene encoding transcription elongation factor GreA, whose amino-acid sequence MADNHKQYITPEMKAKLEAELQALIDHRPIVAAEINERREEGDLKENAGYDAAREMQDQEEARIKQISELLANSTTEREGVVEGVALVGSVVHVYYNGDENEKETFLIGTRAAATGNEHLETYSEHSPLGAALLGAREGETREYTAPNGATITVTLESAKPYDSQLAATPRAAK is encoded by the coding sequence ATGGCTGACAACCACAAGCAGTACATCACCCCGGAAATGAAGGCGAAGCTCGAGGCTGAGCTGCAGGCACTGATCGACCACCGCCCGATCGTCGCCGCCGAGATCAACGAGCGCCGCGAGGAGGGTGACCTCAAGGAGAACGCCGGCTACGACGCCGCCCGCGAGATGCAGGACCAGGAGGAGGCCCGCATCAAGCAGATCTCCGAGCTGCTGGCCAACTCCACCACCGAGCGTGAGGGTGTCGTCGAGGGTGTCGCCCTCGTCGGTTCCGTCGTCCACGTCTACTACAACGGCGACGAGAACGAGAAGGAGACCTTCCTCATCGGCACCCGCGCCGCAGCCACCGGCAACGAGCACCTGGAGACCTACTCCGAGCACTCCCCGCTGGGTGCCGCCCTGCTGGGTGCCCGCGAGGGCGAGACCCGCGAGTACACCGCCCCGAACGGGGCCACCATCACGGTGACTCTGGAGTCGGCGAAGCCCTACGACTCCCAACTTGCCGCAACTCCGCGCGCGGCCAAGTAA
- a CDS encoding hemolysin family protein, producing MLTAVALLVLGLVIIGLIIVANGYFVAQEFAFMSVDRTELRSRADAGDEKAAAALKVTNRTSFMLSGAQLGITVTGLMVGFIAEPLVGESLGVLLGGVGVPVAVSVGVGTVLALAISTIVQMIFGELFPKNYTIAAPLKSSLALARSTNIYLAIFGWLIRFFDFSSNALLRMLRIEPVEDIDSTATAEDLEHIVSSSRESGELDDQTFLVLDRLLDFPEHDVEHAMVPRSRTDVVDPATTIGEVRQLMATAHTRYPVIDDEHNPVGLVHLLDVQDTELPAAAPVTEIMRDILVVPELMSLPDAVDKLEDAQQKLAGVIDEYGGFVGIITVEDLAEEILGDVTDEHDGESSEDITETDEDEWLVDGDTPLDEIERAIGHDLPQGDFETISGLLISHTGGLVEEGEVHVIELEAEPEDFVEGEDAPTRSLRMSVEEVDRHVPSEVRIELIEEEKK from the coding sequence ATGCTGACCGCCGTCGCCCTGCTCGTCCTGGGACTGGTGATCATCGGTCTGATCATCGTGGCCAACGGCTATTTCGTGGCGCAGGAGTTCGCCTTCATGTCCGTCGACCGCACCGAGCTGCGCTCGCGTGCCGACGCCGGGGACGAGAAGGCCGCCGCCGCCCTCAAGGTGACCAACCGCACCTCCTTCATGCTCTCCGGCGCGCAGCTGGGCATCACGGTCACCGGCCTCATGGTCGGTTTCATCGCGGAGCCGCTGGTCGGCGAGTCGCTGGGCGTGCTGCTCGGCGGCGTCGGCGTGCCCGTGGCCGTCTCCGTCGGTGTGGGCACCGTGCTGGCCCTGGCGATCTCCACGATCGTGCAGATGATCTTCGGTGAGCTCTTCCCGAAGAACTACACCATCGCCGCCCCGCTGAAGTCCTCCCTGGCGCTGGCCCGGTCGACGAACATCTACCTGGCGATCTTCGGCTGGCTCATCCGGTTCTTCGACTTCTCCTCCAACGCCCTGCTGCGCATGCTGCGCATCGAGCCGGTCGAGGACATCGACTCCACCGCCACCGCCGAGGACCTCGAGCACATCGTGTCCTCCTCGCGGGAGAGCGGCGAGCTCGACGATCAGACCTTCCTCGTCCTCGACCGCCTCCTCGACTTCCCGGAGCACGACGTCGAGCACGCGATGGTCCCCCGGTCCCGCACCGATGTCGTCGACCCGGCGACCACGATCGGAGAGGTCCGCCAGCTCATGGCCACCGCGCACACGCGCTACCCGGTCATCGACGACGAGCACAACCCCGTCGGCCTCGTCCACCTGCTCGACGTGCAGGACACCGAGCTTCCCGCCGCCGCGCCCGTCACCGAGATCATGCGCGACATCCTCGTGGTGCCGGAACTGATGTCGCTCCCCGACGCCGTCGACAAGCTCGAGGACGCCCAGCAGAAGCTGGCCGGCGTCATCGACGAGTACGGCGGCTTCGTCGGCATCATCACCGTCGAGGACCTCGCCGAGGAGATCCTCGGCGACGTCACCGACGAGCACGACGGCGAGTCCTCCGAGGACATCACCGAGACCGACGAGGACGAGTGGCTCGTGGACGGCGACACCCCACTCGACGAGATCGAGCGTGCCATCGGCCACGACCTGCCGCAGGGTGACTTCGAGACCATCTCGGGTCTCCTCATCTCCCACACCGGCGGCCTCGTCGAGGAGGGTGAGGTCCACGTCATCGAGCTGGAGGCCGAGCCCGAGGACTTCGTCGAGGGGGAGGACGCCCCCACCCGCTCCCTGCGCATGAGCGTGGAGGAGGTGGACCGCCACGTGCCGTCGGAGGTCCGCATCGAACTCATCGAGGAGGAGAAGAAATGA
- a CDS encoding CNNM domain-containing protein — protein sequence MMNWYIALPVTVLVIVLSAFFVVIEFSLLAARRNRLEETAETSASSRAALRSLNELTLMLAGAQLGITAATFALGAITKPWVHHLIEPAFGGLPDGVAYAVSFALSLFIVTFLHLVVGEMAPKSWALAHPETAVRVIAGPARVFITLFRPLLSWINRMANALVRRAGEDPVERAAAKGYDAETLRHLVEHSRDTGTLDDMSASQITGLIALESITVGDAVTPRRPLPATATVAEVRARSREIRSMRVLLDAPAGAEQPTPHLVHVRDTLLADPADIADIYSRPALLLPQTTTLSEALNLMRGNNEQVAVVVPEDGIADSPGEVVGVITWDDILSRLWPSIEEELDRVSRA from the coding sequence ATGATGAACTGGTACATCGCCCTGCCGGTGACCGTGCTGGTCATCGTGCTCTCGGCGTTCTTCGTCGTCATCGAGTTCTCCCTGCTCGCCGCCCGCCGCAACCGCCTGGAGGAGACTGCGGAGACCTCCGCCTCCTCCCGCGCGGCGCTGCGCAGCCTCAACGAGCTCACCCTCATGCTGGCCGGCGCCCAGCTGGGCATCACGGCGGCGACGTTCGCGCTCGGTGCCATCACCAAGCCGTGGGTCCACCACCTCATCGAGCCCGCCTTCGGCGGACTCCCCGACGGCGTGGCCTACGCGGTGTCCTTCGCCCTGTCGCTGTTCATCGTCACCTTCCTCCACCTGGTGGTCGGTGAGATGGCGCCGAAGTCGTGGGCCCTGGCCCACCCGGAGACCGCGGTGCGCGTCATCGCCGGGCCGGCGCGCGTGTTCATCACGCTCTTCCGCCCGCTCCTGTCGTGGATCAACCGGATGGCCAACGCGCTGGTCCGCCGGGCCGGGGAGGACCCGGTCGAACGCGCCGCCGCCAAGGGCTACGACGCCGAGACCCTGCGCCACCTCGTCGAGCACTCGCGCGACACCGGCACCCTCGACGACATGTCTGCCAGCCAGATCACCGGGCTCATCGCTCTGGAGTCCATCACCGTCGGCGACGCCGTCACCCCGCGCCGCCCGCTGCCGGCCACCGCGACCGTCGCCGAGGTCCGCGCCCGCTCCCGGGAGATCCGCTCCATGCGCGTGCTTCTCGACGCCCCCGCCGGCGCCGAGCAGCCCACCCCGCACCTGGTGCACGTCCGCGACACCCTGCTCGCGGACCCGGCCGACATCGCCGACATCTACTCCCGTCCCGCGCTCCTGCTGCCGCAGACGACCACCCTGTCGGAGGCCCTCAACCTCATGCGCGGCAACAACGAGCAGGTCGCCGTCGTCGTCCCCGAGGACGGCATCGCCGACTCCCCGGGCGAGGTCGTGGGTGTCATCACCTGGGACGACATCCTGTCCCGCCTGTGGCCCAGCATCGAGGAGGAGCTCGACCGCGTCAGTCGAGCGTGA
- a CDS encoding Bax inhibitor-1/YccA family protein translates to MRSSNPVMNSLTTAKGGIQRGAYPAGAPQGYQDPYSGYGQTTTGDRPMTVDDVVAKTGMTLAVIVVLAVLNFSLGLVNPGLALMLTFVGAIGGLITVLVATFGKKYGSAAVTLIYAAFEGLFVGGISLLFSGVTFGESAADAGVLIGQAVMGTLGVFLGMLFVYKTGAVKVTPKFNRIMTGALVGVLVLALGNLLLAVFTGANPLRDGGMLAIIFSLVCIGLAAMSFLSDFDAADKMIRAGAPSKMAWGVALGLAVTLVWLYTEILRLLSYFRSN, encoded by the coding sequence GTGCGTAGCAGCAACCCTGTCATGAACTCACTCACCACCGCCAAGGGTGGCATCCAGCGCGGTGCCTACCCTGCGGGAGCGCCGCAGGGTTACCAGGACCCGTACTCCGGTTACGGTCAGACCACGACCGGTGACCGTCCGATGACGGTCGACGACGTCGTCGCCAAGACCGGCATGACCCTCGCGGTCATCGTGGTCCTCGCCGTCCTGAACTTCAGCCTCGGCCTGGTCAACCCGGGTCTGGCGCTCATGCTCACCTTCGTGGGTGCCATCGGTGGCCTCATCACCGTGCTGGTGGCCACCTTCGGCAAGAAGTACGGCTCCGCCGCGGTCACCCTCATCTACGCCGCCTTCGAGGGCCTCTTCGTCGGCGGTATCTCCCTGCTCTTCTCCGGCGTCACCTTCGGTGAGTCCGCCGCCGACGCCGGTGTCCTCATCGGCCAGGCCGTCATGGGCACCCTGGGCGTGTTCCTGGGCATGCTCTTCGTCTACAAGACCGGTGCCGTCAAGGTCACCCCGAAGTTCAACCGCATCATGACCGGCGCCCTCGTCGGCGTCCTCGTCCTGGCGCTGGGCAACCTGCTGCTGGCGGTCTTCACCGGCGCCAACCCGCTGCGTGACGGCGGCATGCTCGCCATCATCTTCTCCCTGGTCTGCATCGGCCTGGCGGCCATGAGCTTCCTGTCCGACTTCGACGCCGCCGACAAGATGATCCGCGCCGGCGCACCGTCCAAGATGGCCTGGGGCGTCGCCCTCGGCCTGGCAGTCACCCTGGTCTGGCTCTACACCGAGATCCTGCGTCTGCTCAGCTACTTCCGTTCGAACTAG
- a CDS encoding SRPBCC domain-containing protein yields the protein MHLLDQIPLVTRGVTDDGDTVGVTLSRTYDASDVDLWEALTDPSRLEHWFEPVSGDLRAGGTVRCAGGVTGEILTCTPEQLLRLAWDDGTPGTLELVLSPAERGTRLTLTHTVPRDEHWDTYGPAVNGIGWDSSLAALALHLAMDADAAEGEEETFIRRLAAEWSGADTPQTQRTLELYLGE from the coding sequence GTGCATCTGCTCGATCAGATCCCCCTGGTCACCCGCGGGGTGACCGACGACGGCGACACCGTCGGCGTCACCCTCTCCCGCACCTACGACGCCTCCGACGTCGACCTGTGGGAGGCCCTCACCGACCCCTCCCGGCTGGAGCACTGGTTCGAGCCGGTCTCCGGCGACCTGCGCGCCGGCGGCACGGTCCGCTGCGCGGGCGGCGTCACCGGGGAGATCCTCACGTGCACGCCCGAGCAGCTCCTGCGCCTGGCGTGGGACGACGGCACCCCCGGCACTCTGGAGCTCGTCCTCTCCCCCGCCGAGCGAGGTACCCGCCTCACGCTGACCCACACCGTGCCCCGCGACGAACACTGGGACACCTACGGTCCCGCGGTCAACGGCATCGGCTGGGACAGCTCCCTGGCTGCGCTGGCTCTCCACCTGGCGATGGACGCCGACGCCGCCGAGGGTGAGGAGGAGACCTTCATCCGCCGGTTGGCGGCGGAGTGGTCCGGTGCCGACACGCCGCAGACGCAACGCACCCTCGAGCTGTACCTCGGAGAATGA
- the mca gene encoding mycothiol conjugate amidase Mca, translated as MSGFRLLAIHAHPDDEASKGAATSARYVAEGNRVMVLTCTGGERGDILNPAMDRPGVLENIVDVRREEMAAAAAALGVEHVWLGHVDSGLPQGDPLPPLPEGCFALVPGEEVAREFVEIIREFRPHVIVTYDENGGYPHPDHLKVHEASMLAWDLAGDPDYAPELGAAWTPLKLYYTHGFVHQRMKMFHDLLLAEGRTSPYGPMLERWQRNPADIMARVTTQVECGEYFPQREAALRAHATQIDPAGAFLATPAEVQRELWPTEEFELAKTRVATSLPEDDLFAGITAEKLDKLEAK; from the coding sequence TTGAGCGGATTCCGGCTGCTGGCCATCCACGCACATCCCGATGACGAGGCATCGAAGGGTGCCGCGACCTCGGCCAGGTATGTGGCCGAGGGCAACCGTGTCATGGTGCTCACCTGCACGGGCGGGGAGCGTGGTGACATCCTCAACCCGGCGATGGACAGGCCCGGCGTGCTGGAGAACATTGTCGACGTCCGCCGGGAGGAGATGGCGGCCGCCGCCGCGGCCCTCGGCGTCGAGCATGTCTGGCTCGGTCACGTCGACTCCGGTCTGCCGCAGGGTGACCCGCTGCCGCCGCTGCCCGAGGGCTGCTTCGCGCTGGTGCCCGGCGAGGAGGTGGCGCGGGAGTTCGTCGAGATCATCCGTGAGTTCCGTCCGCACGTCATCGTCACCTACGACGAGAACGGTGGCTACCCGCACCCGGACCACCTCAAGGTCCACGAGGCCTCGATGCTGGCCTGGGATCTCGCCGGCGACCCGGATTACGCCCCGGAGCTGGGTGCGGCGTGGACCCCGCTGAAGCTGTACTACACGCACGGTTTCGTGCACCAGCGCATGAAGATGTTCCACGATCTCCTGCTCGCGGAGGGGCGCACCAGCCCCTACGGCCCGATGCTGGAGCGTTGGCAGCGCAACCCCGCCGACATCATGGCGCGGGTGACCACGCAGGTGGAGTGCGGCGAGTACTTCCCGCAGCGGGAGGCGGCGCTGCGGGCCCACGCCACCCAGATCGACCCGGCCGGCGCCTTCCTGGCGACGCCGGCGGAGGTGCAGCGGGAGCTGTGGCCGACGGAGGAGTTCGAGCTGGCCAAGACCCGGGTCGCCACGTCCCTGCCGGAGGACGACCTCTTCGCGGGCATCACGGCGGAGAAGCTCGATAAGCTGGAAGCCAAGTAG
- a CDS encoding isoprenyl transferase has product MRAVKLSRLLYPLYEARLVRELRGARQPKHIAIMADGNRRWAREAGHADISHGHRAGARKIGEVVHWCEETEVEVVTVYLLSTENLARDPRELQLLFDIIGDVVEELSGRDHTCRVRLVGHLDLLPPEVAERWRAAAERTCDNEGITVNIAVGYGGRQEIVDAVRDLIDEEAAAGTTAEEMSGKVTVESLSRHLYTSGQPDPDLVIRTSGEQRLSGFLLWQAAYSEIWFTDTYWPAFRRIDFLRALRDYSQRSRRFGR; this is encoded by the coding sequence CTGAGAGCCGTGAAACTGTCCCGCCTGCTCTATCCGCTCTACGAGGCCCGGCTCGTCCGCGAGCTCAGGGGTGCGCGGCAGCCCAAGCACATCGCGATCATGGCCGACGGCAACCGCCGTTGGGCCCGCGAGGCGGGGCATGCCGACATCAGCCACGGGCACCGGGCGGGCGCGAGGAAGATCGGCGAGGTCGTCCACTGGTGCGAGGAGACCGAGGTCGAGGTCGTCACCGTGTACCTGCTGTCCACGGAGAACCTGGCCCGGGACCCGCGCGAGCTGCAGCTGCTCTTCGACATCATCGGTGACGTCGTCGAGGAGCTCTCCGGCCGCGACCACACCTGCCGCGTGCGGCTGGTGGGGCACCTCGACCTGCTGCCGCCGGAGGTCGCGGAGCGGTGGCGCGCGGCCGCCGAGCGGACCTGCGACAACGAGGGCATCACCGTCAACATCGCGGTCGGCTACGGCGGGCGGCAGGAGATCGTCGACGCGGTGCGTGACCTCATCGACGAGGAGGCCGCCGCCGGCACCACGGCGGAGGAGATGTCCGGGAAGGTGACCGTCGAGTCGCTGTCCCGGCACCTGTACACGTCGGGCCAGCCGGACCCGGACCTGGTCATCCGCACCTCGGGGGAGCAGCGGCTGTCCGGTTTCCTGCTGTGGCAGGCCGCCTACTCGGAGATCTGGTTCACGGACACCTACTGGCCGGCGTTCCGCCGCATCGACTTCCTCCGCGCGCTGCGGGACTACTCCCAGCGCAGCCGCAGATTCGGAAGGTAG
- the coaA gene encoding type I pantothenate kinase, which translates to MSRPKDATPYVDFDRSSWRALRQSMPQVLTEEEVEQLRGIGESIDLVEVAEVYLPLSRLIHLQVAARQNLIAATETFLGASSGHVPFVIGVAGSVAVGKSTTARLLQVLLQRWDSHPRVDLVTTDGFLYPAAELHARGLMGRKGFPESYDQRALLRFVTDVKSGRPSVDAPVYSHKLYDRVPGEVLTVQQPDILIVEGLNVLQTGPTLMVSDLFDFSVYVDARTEDIEKWYIDRFLELRSTAFREPGAHFRHYADYGDAKARAEAREIWQSINLPNLVENILPTRVRASLVLRKGADHLVERVRMRKI; encoded by the coding sequence ATGTCTCGGCCCAAGGACGCCACCCCCTACGTGGATTTCGACCGCTCCTCCTGGCGTGCCCTGCGTCAATCGATGCCGCAGGTGCTCACGGAGGAGGAGGTCGAGCAGCTCCGCGGCATCGGCGAATCGATCGACCTCGTGGAGGTCGCCGAGGTCTATCTCCCCCTGTCCCGTCTCATCCACCTGCAGGTCGCCGCGCGGCAGAATCTCATCGCCGCGACGGAGACCTTCCTGGGTGCATCGTCGGGGCACGTGCCCTTCGTGATCGGCGTGGCGGGATCGGTGGCCGTCGGCAAGTCCACCACGGCCCGTCTGCTGCAGGTGCTGCTCCAGCGCTGGGACTCCCACCCCCGCGTGGACCTGGTGACCACCGACGGTTTCCTCTACCCCGCGGCCGAGCTCCACGCCCGGGGACTGATGGGACGGAAGGGTTTCCCGGAGTCCTACGACCAGCGGGCGCTGCTGCGCTTCGTCACCGACGTGAAGTCGGGCCGCCCCTCCGTCGACGCGCCCGTCTACTCGCACAAGCTCTACGACCGGGTCCCCGGGGAGGTGCTCACGGTGCAGCAGCCGGACATCCTCATCGTCGAGGGGCTCAATGTGCTGCAGACCGGGCCGACGCTCATGGTCTCGGACCTCTTCGACTTCTCCGTCTACGTCGACGCGCGGACCGAGGACATCGAGAAGTGGTACATCGACCGCTTCCTCGAGCTGCGTTCCACGGCGTTCCGCGAGCCCGGCGCGCACTTCCGCCACTACGCCGACTACGGCGACGCGAAGGCCCGCGCCGAGGCCCGGGAGATCTGGCAGTCGATCAACCTGCCCAACCTCGTGGAGAACATCCTGCCCACGCGGGTGCGTGCCTCCCTGGTGCTGCGCAAGGGCGCGGACCACCTGGTCGAGCGCGTGCGCATGCGCAAGATCTAG
- a CDS encoding quinone oxidoreductase family protein, with the protein MRIFGFRAHGGPEVLELLDVPAPTPGPGQVLIDVLATSVNPGDLRTREGTNGWEVRFPMAFGREAAGRVVGTGELVFGAAASGHGTFGEQALLDAASVTPVPAGMDVRHAACLPVAWGTAYDALDMLDLSAGSQLLVLGAGGGVGTAITTLATARGLEVIGVASDAKKELVESLGARHVPKGQWAGEHPAAVFDLVGGDTLREAAVLVPGARLVSVADKPLVEKLGGSAVPRRRTREVFEQVARQARVHVSAYYPLERAAEAVAAVEDGHATGKVVVTLD; encoded by the coding sequence ATGCGTATCTTCGGTTTTCGCGCCCACGGAGGACCCGAGGTCCTCGAGCTTCTCGACGTCCCCGCGCCCACCCCCGGCCCCGGCCAGGTCCTCATCGATGTGCTGGCGACCTCCGTCAACCCCGGTGACCTGCGCACCCGGGAGGGCACCAACGGCTGGGAGGTGCGCTTCCCCATGGCGTTCGGGCGGGAGGCGGCCGGCCGGGTGGTCGGCACCGGGGAGCTGGTGTTCGGTGCCGCCGCCTCCGGCCACGGCACCTTCGGGGAGCAGGCGCTTCTCGACGCCGCCTCCGTCACCCCCGTCCCCGCGGGCATGGACGTGCGCCACGCGGCCTGCCTGCCGGTGGCATGGGGGACGGCCTACGACGCCCTCGACATGCTCGATCTGTCGGCGGGGTCGCAGCTGCTCGTGCTGGGGGCTGGTGGAGGTGTGGGGACCGCGATCACCACGCTGGCCACGGCCCGGGGACTCGAGGTCATCGGGGTGGCCTCGGACGCGAAGAAGGAGCTGGTGGAGTCCCTGGGGGCGCGGCACGTGCCCAAGGGGCAGTGGGCGGGGGAGCACCCCGCGGCGGTGTTCGACCTCGTGGGCGGGGACACGCTGCGGGAGGCGGCGGTGCTGGTGCCGGGGGCGCGGCTGGTGTCGGTGGCGGACAAACCGCTCGTCGAGAAGCTCGGGGGCAGTGCGGTGCCGCGCCGCCGCACCCGCGAGGTGTTCGAGCAGGTGGCGCGGCAGGCGCGGGTGCACGTCAGTGCCTACTACCCGCTGGAGCGGGCCGCGGAGGCCGTCGCCGCGGTGGAGGACGGCCACGCGACCGGCAAGGTGGTGGTCACGCTCGACTGA
- a CDS encoding DUF4307 domain-containing protein, which translates to MSTPAAHTTAERYGADRNPKSGSNLSSKMIAIVTVVLMAGLAVAIARYMDADAKRGDVTVEMVSHERTADDNMRLWVDVTRKNPDVLSYCIVTALNYEMAEVGRREILVQPGGDALQRFQVDIPSRDLPVSGSVYGCSTSIPPYLTAGPTEIAE; encoded by the coding sequence ATGAGCACTCCCGCCGCCCACACCACCGCCGAGCGCTACGGAGCGGACCGTAACCCGAAGTCGGGCAGCAACCTCAGCAGCAAGATGATCGCCATCGTCACCGTGGTCCTCATGGCCGGTCTGGCCGTCGCCATCGCCCGCTACATGGACGCCGACGCCAAGCGCGGCGACGTCACCGTCGAGATGGTCTCCCACGAGCGCACCGCCGACGACAACATGCGCCTCTGGGTCGACGTCACCCGCAAGAACCCGGACGTCCTCTCCTACTGCATCGTCACCGCGCTGAACTACGAGATGGCCGAGGTCGGGCGCCGCGAGATCCTCGTGCAGCCGGGCGGCGACGCCCTCCAGCGTTTCCAGGTCGACATCCCCTCCCGCGACCTGCCGGTCTCCGGCAGCGTCTACGGCTGCTCCACCTCGATCCCCCCGTACCTCACCGCGGGACCGACCGAGATCGCCGAGTGA
- a CDS encoding 3-deoxy-7-phosphoheptulonate synthase — MTTAVRYPSTSNRRVLAFHDLPSPEEVQARAPLTPEQEQRVERDRQEIADVFRGEDDRLVVVVGPCSIHDPEAAIDYARRLAPLAETLAENLKIVMRVYFEKPRTTIGWKGLINDPHLDGSYDINHGLELAREVLREVVNLNLPTAAEFLEPNSPQYWADLVAWGAIGARTTESQVHRQLASGMSMPIGFKNGTDGNLQVAMDAVSAASQPHFFFGTSDGGRPAVVETAGNENCHVILRGGTSGPNADAESVAGVVEKLAERTDTPRLMIDVSHANSGKDHVRQAEVTRDVARQIADGNHAIAGVMMESFLVGGAQDLDPAKLRRNGGEGLVYGQSVTDACMDIGTTAELLSELAAAVRTRRAGQALD; from the coding sequence ATGACCACCGCAGTCCGCTACCCGTCCACCTCCAACCGCCGCGTTCTCGCCTTCCACGACCTGCCCAGCCCGGAGGAGGTGCAGGCCCGCGCGCCGTTGACACCCGAGCAGGAACAGAGGGTGGAGAGGGACAGGCAGGAGATCGCCGACGTCTTCCGCGGTGAGGACGACCGCCTCGTCGTGGTCGTCGGCCCGTGCTCCATCCACGATCCCGAGGCCGCGATCGACTACGCCCGTCGTCTGGCGCCGCTGGCGGAGACCCTGGCGGAGAACCTGAAGATCGTCATGCGCGTGTACTTCGAGAAGCCGCGCACGACGATCGGCTGGAAGGGCCTCATCAACGACCCGCACCTCGACGGCTCCTACGACATCAACCACGGCCTCGAGCTGGCGCGTGAGGTGCTGCGCGAGGTGGTCAACCTCAACCTGCCGACCGCCGCCGAGTTCCTCGAGCCCAACTCCCCGCAGTACTGGGCCGACCTCGTCGCCTGGGGCGCCATCGGCGCCCGCACCACGGAGTCGCAGGTCCACCGTCAGCTGGCGTCGGGCATGAGCATGCCCATCGGCTTCAAGAACGGCACCGACGGCAACCTGCAGGTCGCCATGGACGCGGTGTCGGCGGCCTCGCAGCCGCACTTCTTCTTCGGCACCTCTGACGGCGGTCGTCCCGCCGTCGTGGAGACCGCCGGCAACGAGAACTGCCACGTCATCCTCCGTGGCGGCACGTCCGGCCCGAACGCGGACGCGGAGTCGGTGGCGGGGGTCGTCGAGAAGCTCGCGGAGCGGACCGACACGCCGCGCCTCATGATCGACGTGTCGCACGCCAACTCCGGCAAGGACCATGTCCGGCAGGCGGAGGTGACCCGCGACGTCGCGCGGCAGATCGCGGACGGCAACCACGCCATCGCCGGCGTGATGATGGAGTCCTTCCTCGTGGGCGGCGCCCAGGACCTGGACCCGGCGAAGCTGCGCCGCAACGGCGGTGAGGGGCTCGTCTACGGGCAGTCGGTGACCGACGCCTGCATGGACATCGGCACGACTGCGGAGCTGCTCAGCGAACTGGCAGCCGCCGTCCGGACCCGGCGCGCGGGCCAGGCACTAGACTGA